The following are from one region of the Camelus ferus isolate YT-003-E chromosome 13, BCGSAC_Cfer_1.0, whole genome shotgun sequence genome:
- the MIIP gene encoding migration and invasion-inhibitory protein isoform X2 — protein sequence MVETRDLAQLRQLNLELLRQLWVGQDAVRRSVAKAASESSLDSSSSYNSEVPSSQETTCMACPQGAHHSDSCDRSWPGGASSGVISLPSTKCQHQESLGPLRPQSAPLLTSSDSNDPELSAELDSLGTQESQALRSVLARRSKLSKPRVTFDKESPVPERSWRLRPYLGYDWIAGSLDNSSPITSKPEAFFAKLQKFREANKEECICSDPEPQFLGLQESGAVEGDHECMYCYRVNRRLFLVPSDPGTPCRLCRTPRDQRGPETLAQPAQVSTASWAGTFSLQSLRKVQPPRAWTSGPVSPLRPSTGSCQPPTLPARPCQRRSHPQPRSGQNPWCPSPAPPS from the exons ATGGTGGAGACCAGGGACTTGGCGCAGCTGCGGCAGCTCAATCTGGAGCTCCTGAGGCAGCTGTGGGTCGGGCAGGATGCCGTGAGGCGGTCGGTGGCCAAGGCAGCCTCAGAG TCAAGCCTGGACTCCAGCAGCAGCTATAACTCAGAGGTGCCATCATCTCAAGAAACGACCTGCATGGCCTGCCCACAGGGTGCCCACCACAGTGACTCCTGTGATAGGTCCTGGCCTGGCGGGGCCAGCTCGGGAGTGATCTCTCTCCCATCTACCAAGTGCCAGCACCAGGAGTCTCTGGGCCCACTGAGGCCCCAGTCAGCTCCCTTGCTGACCAGCTCAGACTCGAATGACCCAGAGCTTTCAGCAGAGCTGGACAGTCTGGGGACCCAGGAGTCACAGGCCCTGAGGTCCGTCCTGGCCCGACGAAGCAAGTTGTCTAAG CCAAGAGTGACCTTCGACAAGGAGTCTCCAGTGCCTGAGAGGAGCTGGCGCCTCAGACCGTACCTGGGCTATGATTGGATTGCAG GGTCCTTGGACAATAGCTCTCCCATCACCAGCAAGCCCGAGGCCTTCTTCGCAAAGCTGCAGAAGTTCCGGGAAGCTAACAAGGAGGAGTGTATTTGCAGTGACCCCGA ACCCCAGTTCCTAGGCCTGCAGGAGAGCGGTGCCGTGGAGGGAGATCATGAGT GCATGTACTGTTACCGTGTCAACCGGCGCCTGTTTCTGGTGCCTTCGGATCCTGGCACCCCCTGCCGTCTGTGCAGGACACCACGGGACCAGCGGGGTCCTGAGACCCTGGCCCAGCCAGCGCAGGTCAG CactgcctcctgggctgggacATTCTCCCTCCAAAGTCTGAGAAAAGTTCAGCCCCCAAGAGCCTGGACCTCTGGTCCTGTGTCTCCTCTGAGGCCCAGCACCGGAAGCTGTCAGCCGCCGACCCTTCCTGCCAG GCCTTGCCAACGCAggtcccacccccaaccccgatCTGGTCAGAACCCTTGGTGCCCCAGCCCTGCGCCCCCCAGCTGA
- the MIIP gene encoding migration and invasion-inhibitory protein isoform X1 gives MVETRDLAQLRQLNLELLRQLWVGQDAVRRSVAKAASESSLDSSSSYNSEVPSSQETTCMACPQGAHHSDSCDRSWPGGASSGVISLPSTKCQHQESLGPLRPQSAPLLTSSDSNDPELSAELDSLGTQESQALRSVLARRSKLSKPRVTFDKESPVPERSWRLRPYLGYDWIAGSLDNSSPITSKPEAFFAKLQKFREANKEECICSDPEPQFLGLQESGAVEGDHECMYCYRVNRRLFLVPSDPGTPCRLCRTPRDQRGPETLAQPAQVRVSIPLSVLDPPHQYRIHRRKSFDASDTLALPRHCLLGWDILPPKSEKSSAPKSLDLWSCVSSEAQHRKLSAADPSCQALPTQVPPPTPIWSEPLVPQPCAPQLKP, from the exons ATGGTGGAGACCAGGGACTTGGCGCAGCTGCGGCAGCTCAATCTGGAGCTCCTGAGGCAGCTGTGGGTCGGGCAGGATGCCGTGAGGCGGTCGGTGGCCAAGGCAGCCTCAGAG TCAAGCCTGGACTCCAGCAGCAGCTATAACTCAGAGGTGCCATCATCTCAAGAAACGACCTGCATGGCCTGCCCACAGGGTGCCCACCACAGTGACTCCTGTGATAGGTCCTGGCCTGGCGGGGCCAGCTCGGGAGTGATCTCTCTCCCATCTACCAAGTGCCAGCACCAGGAGTCTCTGGGCCCACTGAGGCCCCAGTCAGCTCCCTTGCTGACCAGCTCAGACTCGAATGACCCAGAGCTTTCAGCAGAGCTGGACAGTCTGGGGACCCAGGAGTCACAGGCCCTGAGGTCCGTCCTGGCCCGACGAAGCAAGTTGTCTAAG CCAAGAGTGACCTTCGACAAGGAGTCTCCAGTGCCTGAGAGGAGCTGGCGCCTCAGACCGTACCTGGGCTATGATTGGATTGCAG GGTCCTTGGACAATAGCTCTCCCATCACCAGCAAGCCCGAGGCCTTCTTCGCAAAGCTGCAGAAGTTCCGGGAAGCTAACAAGGAGGAGTGTATTTGCAGTGACCCCGA ACCCCAGTTCCTAGGCCTGCAGGAGAGCGGTGCCGTGGAGGGAGATCATGAGT GCATGTACTGTTACCGTGTCAACCGGCGCCTGTTTCTGGTGCCTTCGGATCCTGGCACCCCCTGCCGTCTGTGCAGGACACCACGGGACCAGCGGGGTCCTGAGACCCTGGCCCAGCCAGCGCAGGTCAG GGTGAGCATCCCACTGTCCGTCCTGGACCCCCCACACCAGTACCGCATCCACCGGCGGAAAAGCTTCGACGCCTCCGACACGCTGGCACTGCCCCGG CactgcctcctgggctgggacATTCTCCCTCCAAAGTCTGAGAAAAGTTCAGCCCCCAAGAGCCTGGACCTCTGGTCCTGTGTCTCCTCTGAGGCCCAGCACCGGAAGCTGTCAGCCGCCGACCCTTCCTGCCAG GCCTTGCCAACGCAggtcccacccccaaccccgatCTGGTCAGAACCCTTGGTGCCCCAGCCCTGCGCCCCCCAGCTGAAGCCCTGA
- the MIIP gene encoding migration and invasion-inhibitory protein isoform X3, translated as MVETRDLAQLRQLNLELLRQLWVGQDAVRRSVAKAASEPRVTFDKESPVPERSWRLRPYLGYDWIAGSLDNSSPITSKPEAFFAKLQKFREANKEECICSDPEPQFLGLQESGAVEGDHECMYCYRVNRRLFLVPSDPGTPCRLCRTPRDQRGPETLAQPAQVRVSIPLSVLDPPHQYRIHRRKSFDASDTLALPRHCLLGWDILPPKSEKSSAPKSLDLWSCVSSEAQHRKLSAADPSCQALPTQVPPPTPIWSEPLVPQPCAPQLKP; from the exons ATGGTGGAGACCAGGGACTTGGCGCAGCTGCGGCAGCTCAATCTGGAGCTCCTGAGGCAGCTGTGGGTCGGGCAGGATGCCGTGAGGCGGTCGGTGGCCAAGGCAGCCTCAGAG CCAAGAGTGACCTTCGACAAGGAGTCTCCAGTGCCTGAGAGGAGCTGGCGCCTCAGACCGTACCTGGGCTATGATTGGATTGCAG GGTCCTTGGACAATAGCTCTCCCATCACCAGCAAGCCCGAGGCCTTCTTCGCAAAGCTGCAGAAGTTCCGGGAAGCTAACAAGGAGGAGTGTATTTGCAGTGACCCCGA ACCCCAGTTCCTAGGCCTGCAGGAGAGCGGTGCCGTGGAGGGAGATCATGAGT GCATGTACTGTTACCGTGTCAACCGGCGCCTGTTTCTGGTGCCTTCGGATCCTGGCACCCCCTGCCGTCTGTGCAGGACACCACGGGACCAGCGGGGTCCTGAGACCCTGGCCCAGCCAGCGCAGGTCAG GGTGAGCATCCCACTGTCCGTCCTGGACCCCCCACACCAGTACCGCATCCACCGGCGGAAAAGCTTCGACGCCTCCGACACGCTGGCACTGCCCCGG CactgcctcctgggctgggacATTCTCCCTCCAAAGTCTGAGAAAAGTTCAGCCCCCAAGAGCCTGGACCTCTGGTCCTGTGTCTCCTCTGAGGCCCAGCACCGGAAGCTGTCAGCCGCCGACCCTTCCTGCCAG GCCTTGCCAACGCAggtcccacccccaaccccgatCTGGTCAGAACCCTTGGTGCCCCAGCCCTGCGCCCCCCAGCTGAAGCCCTGA